gcgacctcgcttcattcataaacaCATCGTCGtgacatctccccgagcatgcctttgcctacaagcgtcttttcgcgacgatggcaagagctagaaatcataaattgaaccactttctgatgcttcttcacagaaagaagtcagaaaagtggcaacaacggagttgtcgatttataatatttgtccattctaaaatatttttcgttgaCTCGCAAAagtctgcgtcgatatgtatgcaagctcatacatatgcatacatatttacgctagtttgtgggcgaagctgttacagcggcaagggattGACCGCTTCCCATTCgcttatttttttcggcacttcttggattttctatcatcacgcAAGTGCTAAACCAATgagcgagttaatttttacgttaagtaaaaatgagtcaaacgaatatattttgagctgcaccgaaacgtgtactctttatttatactcttaagactaacttattacatgtttcttacttctatttatactaactagtatgtttacttattactagttgatactTTGTTAAggtacagattatattatttgtttaggtttgtttacatacatacatatatattgtttgcttaaaaacatttgctttgttttaagataaggttgttgtgctattcaaactcaatgtttttttgatacttgtttgtttaggattgtttctTGTAGTGAttgtgcatttcaattgttcgaactcaaggttgtttctgcattctggttactgaaacaaaaggttattttgatgtttgttactattataaggaatacattccttaactagcgcgacagatattagaatacacacgttcttagggacacaggtattgaggcagctgcacaaatacataactgtgtccctaagaacgtgtgaattttattatttgacagatgtcgctcaATGTGTACAAAAGCTGGTCAGTTCCATGAAAAATCGCACCAGGCTCCTAGTTGAAGCTAAACGGGGTCACactaaatactaaaattagtttaagatagtataaattgttaaatatacatattcattaAACTGTAGCTTAAGTACTTTGTGTAAAGAGTTTCTTGACAgtgtcaaaaatgtgtaaactcatattttcgtactttaaaattttccctctcgttgtattgtttttatttttaaacatgctaatttaaaatttgctaaataatagttctgcattaaaaaaatattgaaaattactaaattgactcatttttactttatgtaaaaattaactaacgCAAGTTATACTGCGAAGTGATCATAAATAATCAAACGAAGATCGGTATCACCAATTTAGCAGGTTACACGTCGTGCTTTATTCAATCTCCAAAAAAAGTAAGTGTTACAAAATGacaattcaattataaaaagttACATAACATTTACCGATAGATGGCAGAAAACACGGCGCAGTGctgccaaaaaatttttagcatAGCGCCATCTGTAGAATACTTACTCAATGCAATCAATAATTACCGccatctgttagaatcttttggagctaaCGGACAATTGTCATTGGcaaataatagacaaagaatttgaaataaaaaaaattcgattgaaaattgagatgtaagctatagacaaataatttgcgaaaaaatattccattattctcacttattcaatttttgatgttagAATAACCTGCCACATGTTACTTAGACTGTAGTgtatattaaattcatattatagtgaagataataccgtaaaattattctggcttttaaataattagtgcttgattgttcaaaactttaattaaaatatattcatgtaAGTATTATCacattgttatattattaaatttgttatgcaTTAAATCGctgtgtataatatatgtatgtcttccgatgatttttcgtttatttttgttttttttttttaggccgTAAGGAAGGTTTAAAATGCCTTCGCACCATATAGGGATCGTCATCCTACGTGAGTGGTGTACCCACTAAAACACTCCCCTCTTCTATCATGGAATGTTTTCCCCTACCCCGGGGCCGCTTTCGCAATACTTCAGGGCAAGGTTTCCAAGATGGACCCATTACAGGTCTATTTCTACTCTCCATGAGTCCAGGGATGCCTTCGATTTTGTAGCCAGCATCAAGCTATTTGGCTTGTCTTCTATTGGGAATCTGCGTCCATGTCTCTTTTGTTACTGCGTAGAACGTGTTCCACGTACGAGGCAATTATTTTCCAGTTTTCGCTGCTAGATATCATTTTTTCTAAGAGATTTTCCGCACTTAGTTCTCCGAGTTTGTTTTGTACAGTCCTTCGTGCTTCTTTCCACCGGTGGCACTtgaaaatggtattttttgCATCGTCTAGTGGTTCGTCTCCGTAAATACATGCTGGGCTTTCTGCTTTTCCCACGTTGTATAGGTATTTTCGGAAATACCCGTGACAGGACAGCATCTGTGCTATATATAGTGTTTTCTATTGTGCCACTTCTCTATTTCTTTAATCAGTTTTGCGGTCCATCTTCCTTTGCTCTCTCTTGTCCACCGATCTTGCCAGAGTTCAAGAGTTTGCTTCCTCGCCTGTTGTCTTGTGGAAATGTGTATTTCTATTCCGTCTTTCTTCCATAGCCAGAGTTGTCTTCTCTCCTTTGCGAGAAGGTCTATTAGGATGACGCCGCTTATCACTAGCACTGCGGATTCGGATACAGTGCGGTACGCCGAGGCGACTCTCAAGACTGCTGTTCTCTGCACTTTAACAAGCACTTTTCGTCTATGTTCTACATTTAATGTATCGGCCCATATTTCGCTACCGTATAGTAGCACTGATTGTGTTGTATCCATAAGCAATTTCCTTCTACTTGCAAGTGGGCCTGCGATGTTTACCATGAGTCTTGATAGCGCCATGGTTATATTTGCTGACTTTTTTGCAGCATATTGGATTTGAGCCCAGTACGTCAATTTATTGTCCATTCTTATTCCCAGGTATTTTAGGGTTTTCGCCGTTTTAATAGTTTCTGAATGAACTTGCATGTTAACCTCCAGCGGGATATGTTTCCTAGTGAGCAGGATCAGTTCTGTTTTTTCAGCAGCTAGGCTGAGGCCGTTTGAGTCCAACCATGTCTGTGTTCGTATCATAACTTGTGACAGTAGACGCCTGGCCATGTCGGTATTACGCGCGGTTATGACGGCGGTGATATCGTCTGCGTAGCCAACGAGGTAGCAATCGTCAGGCATTTCAACGTTTAAGATTCCATCGTAGCTGGCATTCCATAGATCTGGTCCAAGTATTGATCCCTGCGCTGCTCCAGAGGTTATTTCCTTACTTTGTGGGCCATCACTCGTATCGTATAGTAGTTTCCTGTCTTTAAGATAGCTTCGTACCATTTTCATCAAGAAGAGGGGCGTTTTGAAGCGACTTTCTAGTGCGTTGATCATATTTTACCATTTTGCGCTATTGAAAGCATTTCGTATGTCGATTGTTGCGAGGAGGACTATTGGCCTCGAGAAGTTGTTCTTTCGATGAGCTTCCTCCACGCTGCGCACGACGTCTTCCACAGCTCCGATGGTGGACCTGCCTGGTCTGAAGCCATGTTGTCGCTCTGATAGGCCTCCAGCATCTTTTATGGCGGCTATAATGCGGGGTTTCGACAGTCTTTCTAATAGCTTTCCTGCTGTATCTAGCATGCATAAAGGTCGGCATGCTGATGGTGTTCCTGGGTCTCCTTTTCCTTTGTTTATTAAGGTCAGATGCTGCCTCTTCCATATTTCTGGGAAAATACCCTCGTTTAAACATGCATTATACATGGATAGCAGTAAGCGCGGTCGTTCCATAGCGATTAGCTTTAACACTTCCGCTGGTATCCCATCAGGCCCAGGGGCTTTTCTGGTCTTTAAAGTGTTTGCCGCCGTGTTCATTTCCTCCAAGGTGAAAGGCGGACATGAGCTCTCTTGTGTATGTTCTGGTGGGTCTCTTCCCAGGTCATGGGTTGGGAACAGAGTGTTTACGATGTGCTCCATAGCTGCGGCGTTTAACTCAGCGGTAGACTGTTTTGCTCCGAGTTTTTTCATTACGATCTTGTATCCGAGACCCCACGGATTTTTGTTTATATCGTTACGTAGCTTTATCTTTCTTTGTCTTTGTTATTGCGTCTTTCTGCTCAGTTTTCGCAGCTTTATATTCCATATGCTCTTCTATTCcgtttcttcctcttcttctagcTCTTTGTGTATCGACCCTGGGATGTGATCTGTTTGGGTATACTTCTGTTCTACGCAGAGGCAACAGCACGGTAAATTTTTGCAGTCTTTCAGCTTGTGCCCGGGTTTCCCACATCTTATACATAATCCTTGGCCTTTTCTGTCGGTGCCTTTGCATTCCCATTGTAAATGGCTGAAGCCGAAGCATCTGTAGCATTTTTTAACTTCCTTCATAAGCTTCATCCTGCAGCTGTTCCATCCTATTTTTATGTGTCTTTCTTTTAGAACCCTGTTTGCGCTATCGGCTGTCAACGTCACATATGCGCGTATTTGTTCGCGAGTATTTGGAGCGCTGGTTCTCACTGTGATTTCTTCATCTGCTTGCTCTAGCAAACGTCTTAGGGTGCGAACAGAGTGGCCGCTTGTTGCCGAGCCGAGCCGACTGACGCTTATTGCGAGAACTTGTTCATGCGAGAAACAAGTTTGAGTGTGCATAGTGGATGCGAGAATCAGCGCTGATATTTTATCTATTATTTGCGTTTTATGTATGCATTTGGGTTTGTTGTTCATTCGTGTTTGTGAAATTGAAGTGAAAAGATATGGATTCGTCAGATGATGAGTATTTAGCTTCGGCTACtgttttaaagtattttatcaataaaaaatcatttggaAAACATCCATATGTGATTTGGAGAATTTCATCACTTATATAGTGATTTAAGAAAATATCCTGCCAAGTTTAAAGAATATACTCGAATGAGTATTGAAACTTTCGACTATATTCTCGAAAATATTggtgataaattaaaaaagaagtggagtaattttattaaagtacCAATATGTCCATGTGAACGCTTGATAGTAACTTTCaggtaagaaattttttatgttttatatatttgtatttattgtattaaattcattttatatcGTATTAAATTcatgaatacatttttttttataaataaaaagaaaaattaaacaaaaaaattaaaaataaataatataaattaattaagaggAATTTAAAGATGAATAAATTACAGTTTCCATTGTATTTTGGtctggaaccaatgatgatgaAGTTGATGGTATATTTGTACCTTCAACTGTGGTAAATGAGATCGGTTGAAAACAAGGAGTTGTGCTAAGGTCTAAAGAATTTATCTGGTAGCTTTCAGAAGAAACGCTGATTGGTGAAGACAAAGGCGCGTATCTTGAAGTTTCATTGGACAGTGTGggcatatttttaacttttgcatACACGTATTTATAAAGTACATTTTGCATTTCCATTCGACACAGAAATTTATTCTCTGGGTCCAACTTCCGAATATGAGGCAAAAGAGTTACAAAAAATGCTTCATCTTCATCCAATACAgtctttttttccatttttttattttccagcagtgccaattttcttttttcaatttccaacaATTGGGCAGTGCTGttagaggtatttttttttttttcgatggaACTTCACAGCTGAACTCGTCATTGTCGCACAGATCTCTTGTTTCTTCGACTTGTGAAGTGTTGATAATATCTTCAATTTCTTCTTCATATTCACCCTCTTCTTGGATAGCTTTTACACTTGACGCTTTTAAATTACCACTTAAATTTCTGTATTTCATTTGGTCCTTTAAAAACAGTAGAGAATTGAAATAAGGCCAACTCGAAGTAATTTGTGATGCGACATCCCCCGATTGTGGAGTTGGAATTTTGCGTACTTCACATCGAAATTGATCGCGTAAAtacttccatttttttttaagtcttccTCTGCAAGATCAAATAAAaccatataattaaaatatgataaaaattatatgcatacatgaatttaaacaataaaatacaaaaaattatacaaataatataatataaatttaaataacaatttttgttttaactttctTATTTAGATTTCTGGCAACTGGAGCATCATTTGCCTCACTAGCTTTTTCGTTTCGGCTAGGCAAATCAACAGTAGGAGCTATTGTTAAGGAGACAACCCAAGTTCTATGGGATAATATGTTTACTATACATATGCCGCAGCCAAACGAACAATGTTTTCAAGAAATTGCAAAGCAATACTGGAAGCTATGGAACTTCCCAAATTGTATTGGTGCTATTGACGGGAAGCACATACGAATCAAGTGTCCAGGAAATACTGGCTGCatgtattataattataaacactttttttctATTGTGTTGCAAGGTATTGCCGATGCCAACTGCAAATTTATTGCGGTTGAAGTTGGTGGATACGGAAAGCAAAGTGATGGTGGCACTTTTAGCTCTTCCAAAAtctttaatcttttaaaaagtgGAGAACTACCTGTACCAGGATATACATGTCTGCCAAACAGTGAAGAATTTGTGCCATATGTATTTCTTGGGGATGAGGCTTATCCCCTTTTAGAATGTTTGTTAAGGCCGTATAGCCGAAAGGAGATAACGGAAGACCATGAATATTTTAATGCCCGGCTTTCAAGAGCTGGAAAGTGCATTGAATGCGCCTTTGGGTTATTAAGTGCAAGGTTCAGAATATTATGGAAACCCATTGAAACGGATCCTTTGTTCGCTGAACTCATTGTAAAATGTATATGCCTTCTACACAACATAATTATTGATTTAGAAGGATTAGATGAAAATTTAAAGGAAGAAGTGCAAAaagaacattttgaaaaaatcataaaagaattCAATAAAACAAGTGTCAAAAAGGTAGATTAATAAgagataaattttgtaatttcgtatgcatgaataaaatataataaatttcaatgtaaCTTACTTGGTATTTTCATTTCTGAAGCAACGGACATCCATAGCTTTTCCACTAAAACACGGTTAtgataacatttatttttctgaTCCCACAAAGCCGGACGAGAAAAAACTTCACTTATTAATTGTTCtacattcattttaaataaaccaaaacaCACGACTGTACTCAAGAAAAGTTCAACAAGAATGCCATTAAATGATGAATAACAGCATATGATTTTCATGATTTCActttttccaaagaattttatGTCCAAAACTAGCTTTTCGCAGAATAAACAATGTTGTAGGCGCTGGAATACGCTTTGGAACTGTTTTCTCGCATTCAACCAGCTTTGCGCTCTGACCAGCTCGGCGCCCACTATGACCTGTTCGCGCTTATTTGTACTAATTTGTATAATACCAGTTTTCTCGCATTGGTTCTCGCAATAAGCGTCAGTCGGCTCGGCTCGGCAACAAGCGGCCACTCTGTTCGCACCCTTACGGAGGTCGTGATTTTTGCTGCGGTGGATAAGGAGTCGAGGTCTCGGATCTCAATTGTGGCTTTCTGTTTTAGCTCGCTTACAGAAGCTATACCACGTAGGTTGCTTGTGAGAGCGTTTCGAATCTCTGGTTTCggtttttcttctttcttcagTTGTAGGAGCAGGGAACCTGATTTTGTTTTCCGTATTGCCCGGACTTCCACTTTGTCTTGGTCTGTCATGGCGTATTGCCGCATGTTTTGAAGCACCTCGGCATAGCTGCGGCCTTCTGCCGGTTTGATTAGCACTGCTTCTGGTCGAACTCTGGTTCTGGGTGCCGTTTTTTGCTTGTGAAGCTTGTCATCTGTTTGTCCTTGAGTTTGCTCTTCGTTTTGATGTCGTTTTGCCGGGTCCTCGCCTCCCTTTTCTCTGACTCCTGTTCCATTGGACTTGGTGCCGTTCGTTTAGAAGAGCTGTTACTGGCGTTGAAACATCGTCGTGTTCGTTGCATGCATCTAAGGATCTAGTTGTGGTCGTGCGTCTCGTATCATTTTCTGCCTTCATCCAGTTTCGGCGCAGGCAACCGATAATTTTTTACATCGGAACTTATATTCTTCTGTCTCAGCATTGCCAACGTCATCTTTTTCAGGGTAACGCGGCACTTTAAAAGGCTTCATCCTCTTCTGCTCTCATCTTCTTAA
The window above is part of the Bactrocera neohumeralis isolate Rockhampton unplaced genomic scaffold, APGP_CSIRO_Bneo_wtdbg2-racon-allhic-juicebox.fasta_v2 ctg1771, whole genome shotgun sequence genome. Proteins encoded here:
- the LOC126766583 gene encoding uncharacterized protein LOC126766583 yields the protein MSIETFDYILENIGDKLKKKWSNFIKVPICPCERLIVTFRFLATGASFASLAFSFRLGKSTVGAIVKETTQVLWDNMFTIHMPQPNEQCFQEIAKQYWKLWNFPNCIGAIDGKHIRIKCPGNTGCMYYNYKHFFSIVLQGIADANCKFIAVEVGGYGKQSDGGTFSSSKIFNLLKSGELPVPGYTCLPNSEEFVPYVFLGDEAYPLLECLLRPYSRKEITEDHEYFNARLSRAGKCIECAFGLLSARFRILWKPIETDPLFAELIVKCICLLHNIIIDLEGLDENLKEEVQKEHFEKIIKEFNKTSVKKVD